A single region of the Gadus morhua chromosome 5, gadMor3.0, whole genome shotgun sequence genome encodes:
- the LOC115544085 gene encoding uncharacterized protein LOC115544085, whose amino-acid sequence MDCLPPSRQTTPTPPDKKNPYFVDISDQAQASIFQSEMIVSHILHEIVIIFILCLFEVKGIEFQESGPKMVPDEKAEVVITCSHNDSSRPLMLWYQQKQGSGPLVLLGYNYGATTSNYEDGIKEQFEIKMDDRQSGSLAVREANVTHTAVYFCAAVKVKVIEFQESGPKIVPDEKAEVVITCSHNDSSRPLMLCTSRNRARVPWSCWVITMEPLHPTMRTALKSSLRSKWTTGRADPWQFGRQT is encoded by the exons ATGGACTGCCTCCCCCCTTCCAGACAGactacaccaacaccacccgataaaaaaaatccatattTTGTTGATATCTCAGATCAAGCTCAAGCCTCCATCTTCCAGTCAGAAATGATTGTTAGCCATATTCTGCATGAGATAGTAATTATCTTCATTCTCTGTCTGT TCGAGGTCAAAGGCATCGAGTTTCAGGAGTCCGGTCCCAAGATGGTACCGGACGAGAAGGCAGAGGTCGTGATCACCTGTAGCCATAACGACAGCTCTCGGCCTCTGATGCTGTGGTACCAGCAGAAACAGGGCTCGGGTCCCTTGGTCTTGCTGGGTTATAACTATGGAGCCACTACATCCAACTATGAGGACGGCATTAAAGAGCAGTTTGAGATCAAAATGGACGACAGGCAGAGCGGATCCCTGGCAGTTCGGGAGGCAAACGTGACACACACGGCGGTTTACTTCTGCGCTGCTG TCAAGGTCAAAGTCATCGAGTTTCAGGAGTCCGGTCCCAAGATAGTACCGGACGAGAAGGCAGAGGTCGTGATCACCTGTAGCCATAACGACAGCTCCCGGCCTCTGATGCTGTGTACCAGCAGAAACAGGGCTCGGGTCCCTTGGTCTTGCTGGGTTATAACTATGGAGCCACTACATCCAACTATGAGGACGGCATTAAAGAGCAGTTTGAGATCAAAATGGACGACAGGCAGAGCGGATCCCTGGCAGTTCGGGAGGCAAACGTGA